The following are encoded in a window of Polynucleobacter sp. VK25 genomic DNA:
- a CDS encoding cryptochrome/photolyase family protein, whose protein sequence is MKQSDRLILILGDQLDLKSSGLRDFNPKADEVIMIESANEAQYVWTHKAKIALFLSAMRHFAVELEKLNYPLTYIKNSPLPLVETLKAQILQKKVKHLVCIEPGEWRLKQAIEGMAKELNIELEMREDDHFYCTRQEFVEWTANKKELRLEYFYRLMRKRHNILVDREGNPDGGQWNFDQDNRKPYPKKGPGLIDAPASFEVDAITQEVIDFVKKAYPDHPGSLESFNWPVTREQAVQALEYFVEYRLRNFGVYQDAMWTDTPFGWHSILSSSLNLKLLNPREVINAVVVAWKKDSLDLSTIEGFIRQILGWREFVRGMYYLDMPQMAKDNYYEHQNSLPKWYWTGQTQMACMKDAIGQTLQYGYAHHIQRLMVTGNFALLAEILPQEVCEWYLAIYVDAIEWVELPNTAGMALFANGGRFTSKPYIASGAYIKRMSNYCGSCKYKPEVRFGDEACPMTTLYWNFLIKHRDQFEASPRTRLMTANLKRISDDDQKEITLHAKHLLSHLDTL, encoded by the coding sequence ATGAAGCAGTCTGATCGACTTATCCTGATACTTGGTGATCAGCTTGACTTGAAGAGCTCTGGTTTGCGAGACTTTAATCCCAAAGCGGATGAAGTCATCATGATTGAGTCTGCTAATGAGGCGCAATATGTTTGGACTCATAAAGCCAAGATCGCTTTATTTCTTTCTGCGATGCGCCACTTCGCAGTAGAGCTGGAAAAGCTAAATTACCCGCTGACTTATATTAAAAATTCTCCACTACCGCTTGTTGAGACTCTTAAGGCGCAAATTCTGCAAAAGAAAGTTAAGCACTTGGTTTGTATCGAGCCAGGAGAGTGGCGCCTCAAGCAGGCGATTGAGGGGATGGCAAAAGAGCTCAATATTGAGCTAGAGATGCGTGAGGATGATCATTTTTATTGCACCCGCCAAGAGTTTGTTGAGTGGACCGCCAATAAGAAAGAACTGCGCCTAGAGTATTTCTACCGCTTAATGCGTAAGCGACACAATATCTTGGTGGATCGCGAGGGCAATCCCGATGGTGGCCAATGGAACTTTGATCAAGATAACCGTAAACCCTATCCGAAAAAAGGTCCTGGCCTCATTGATGCCCCTGCTTCATTTGAAGTGGACGCGATTACACAAGAGGTAATAGACTTTGTTAAGAAGGCTTACCCAGACCATCCTGGGTCCTTGGAATCATTTAATTGGCCAGTCACTAGAGAGCAGGCAGTCCAAGCACTTGAATATTTTGTTGAGTATCGCTTAAGAAACTTTGGCGTTTATCAAGATGCGATGTGGACCGACACTCCATTTGGATGGCACTCCATTCTTTCTAGTTCTCTTAACCTCAAATTACTCAATCCCCGTGAAGTTATCAATGCAGTCGTTGTTGCTTGGAAGAAAGATTCTCTAGATCTTTCCACAATCGAGGGCTTCATTCGTCAGATCTTAGGATGGCGTGAATTCGTAAGAGGTATGTATTACCTCGATATGCCTCAGATGGCGAAAGACAACTATTACGAGCACCAGAATTCATTGCCCAAATGGTATTGGACTGGGCAGACCCAAATGGCTTGTATGAAGGATGCGATTGGTCAAACACTGCAATATGGCTATGCCCATCATATCCAGCGCTTAATGGTGACGGGTAACTTTGCGCTTCTAGCAGAAATTCTGCCGCAGGAAGTATGTGAGTGGTATTTGGCAATCTATGTAGATGCGATTGAGTGGGTTGAGTTGCCAAACACGGCCGGTATGGCTTTATTTGCGAATGGCGGTAGATTTACTAGTAAGCCCTATATCGCCAGCGGCGCCTATATCAAGCGCATGAGTAACTATTGTGGCTCTTGCAAATACAAGCCTGAGGTACGTTTTGGGGATGAGGCTTGTCCTATGACGACTTTGTATTGGAATTTCTTAATCAAGCATCGCGATCAATTCGAAGCCAGCCCAAGAACTCGCTTGATGACTGCTAACCTCAAAAGAATCAGTGATGACGATCAAAAAGAAATTACATTGCATGCTAAACATCTTTTAAGTCACCTCGATACGCTTTAA
- a CDS encoding TIGR03643 family protein has protein sequence MPKLAPKTLAEPDLSRLIEMAWEDRTPFDAIEKTFGLGEPQVIAIMRKELKRSSFELWRKRVTGRATKHSALRSDDVTRAYCPTQYKNK, from the coding sequence GTGCCAAAACTAGCTCCCAAGACCCTTGCAGAACCCGATTTATCTCGCCTAATTGAAATGGCTTGGGAAGATCGAACACCTTTTGATGCGATTGAGAAAACCTTCGGTTTGGGTGAGCCCCAAGTCATTGCCATTATGCGCAAAGAATTGAAACGTAGCTCTTTTGAGCTCTGGCGAAAGAGGGTTACTGGACGTGCTACAAAACACAGCGCCTTACGTAGTGATGACGTTACCCGCGCCTACTGTCCAACACAATATAAAAATAAATGA
- a CDS encoding HNH endonuclease: MIGKIRQKLIALDKPVVKPTEVIICPICDRAIPDSQKDAHHLIPKSKGGKITDHLHRICHKQIHALFTETELAQQYHHAQILREHPEMKKFIQWVSSKPDAFYEKTRKSARLK, translated from the coding sequence ATGATTGGAAAAATTCGTCAAAAACTGATTGCTTTGGATAAGCCAGTCGTAAAACCGACTGAGGTAATTATTTGCCCAATATGTGATCGAGCCATTCCGGATTCACAGAAAGATGCCCATCATCTTATCCCCAAGTCCAAGGGTGGAAAAATCACTGACCACCTTCACCGCATTTGCCACAAACAAATACATGCCCTCTTTACTGAAACAGAATTGGCACAGCAATACCATCACGCCCAGATCTTAAGAGAACATCCAGAAATGAAGAAGTTTATTCAATGGGTATCTTCAAAACCAGATGCGTTTTATGAGAAGACACGCAAAAGCGCACGGCTTAAGTAA
- a CDS encoding dicarboxylate/amino acid:cation symporter: MNSKKLTNFILGAMVLGILTGYLVHLYGAGSTLPGQYVRYISILTDVFLRLIKMIIAPLVFSTLVVGIAKMGDTSTIGRVGLKTFAWFISMSLVSLLLGLVMVNLLQPGIGVELTLPEIAASSGLNKSSLNLPEFVRHIFPVSIFDAMAKNEILQIVVFAVFFGIGAAGMGSRADEFVRNLDMLSHIMLKITTAVMKFAPVAVFSAVSCVIAENGVSILMTYGKFMLCFYASIFTLWIVIILISSLVLKKRTLHLVNMLREPALLAFTTASSEAAYPMTLERVERFGCKNKIASFVLPVGYSFNLDGSMMYCTFAAVFIAQVYGIEMELSQQLLMLLVLMITSKGIAGVPRASLVVIAATLSQFNLPEAGVLLILGVDHFLDMARSATNVLGNGLATAVISKWEGELEG, translated from the coding sequence ATGAACTCTAAAAAGCTAACCAACTTCATTCTGGGTGCAATGGTCTTGGGTATCCTGACTGGTTATCTTGTTCATCTATATGGCGCTGGATCTACTTTACCCGGTCAGTACGTTCGCTATATTTCAATCCTGACTGACGTGTTTTTGCGTTTGATCAAAATGATCATTGCCCCCTTGGTCTTTTCAACCCTGGTTGTAGGTATCGCCAAAATGGGTGATACCTCAACAATTGGTCGAGTTGGTCTGAAAACCTTTGCATGGTTTATCTCTATGTCTTTGGTATCGTTATTGCTTGGCCTGGTCATGGTGAACCTCTTGCAACCAGGAATTGGCGTTGAGTTAACTTTGCCAGAGATTGCGGCTAGTTCTGGCTTAAATAAAAGTAGCCTGAATCTTCCAGAGTTTGTGCGCCATATTTTCCCGGTCAGCATCTTTGATGCAATGGCCAAAAATGAGATTTTACAAATTGTAGTGTTTGCTGTTTTCTTTGGTATTGGTGCAGCAGGTATGGGCTCACGCGCTGATGAGTTCGTTCGTAATCTCGACATGCTTTCACACATCATGCTCAAGATAACGACAGCCGTGATGAAATTTGCTCCTGTGGCCGTGTTCTCTGCCGTTTCCTGTGTGATCGCCGAGAATGGTGTGAGTATTCTGATGACCTATGGAAAATTTATGCTCTGCTTTTATGCATCTATTTTTACGCTCTGGATCGTCATTATTTTGATCAGCTCACTGGTATTAAAAAAACGAACCTTGCATTTGGTAAATATGCTGCGTGAGCCAGCATTGCTCGCGTTTACTACTGCCAGTTCTGAGGCTGCTTATCCAATGACTCTCGAAAGAGTTGAGCGCTTTGGTTGTAAAAATAAAATTGCTTCTTTTGTATTGCCAGTAGGTTACTCATTTAACCTGGACGGCTCAATGATGTATTGCACTTTTGCTGCAGTCTTTATTGCGCAGGTATACGGAATTGAGATGGAGTTAAGCCAGCAGCTGCTCATGTTGTTGGTACTCATGATTACCTCCAAGGGTATAGCGGGTGTGCCACGCGCTTCATTGGTAGTAATCGCCGCAACCTTATCGCAATTTAATCTTCCTGAGGCAGGCGTTCTATTAATTCTGGGGGTAGATCACTTCTTGGATATGGCGCGTTCCGCTACCAATGTATTGGGCAATGGCTTGGCGACAGCCGTTATCTCTAAATGGGAAGGCGAGCTAGAGGGCTAG
- a CDS encoding alpha/beta hydrolase, with product MLPCIELETAPNPTAAVIWLHGLGADGNDFVPIVPELKLTGCPGIRFVFPSAPSMPVTVNGGYVMPAWYDIIGRNLMDQEDVAGIQKSAASIVELIEKEANRGIAYDKIVLAGFSQGCAMALHIGLRFPHQLAGIMALSGYLPLAMTANIEKHSANANTPIFMAHGTYDPVVTLDRAQASYAMLEKMGYQVDWNEYPMEHSVNHEELMDISRFLQEVLAGK from the coding sequence ATGCTCCCTTGCATTGAACTAGAAACCGCCCCGAATCCAACAGCTGCCGTTATCTGGCTGCACGGGCTTGGCGCTGACGGCAATGACTTTGTACCGATTGTTCCTGAATTAAAGCTGACAGGATGTCCTGGCATTCGCTTTGTCTTTCCTAGTGCACCAAGCATGCCCGTTACCGTCAATGGTGGGTATGTCATGCCAGCCTGGTATGACATTATCGGCAGAAATCTCATGGACCAAGAAGATGTTGCAGGTATTCAAAAATCTGCGGCCTCCATTGTTGAGTTAATTGAAAAAGAGGCTAACCGCGGCATTGCGTATGACAAGATTGTCTTGGCAGGATTTTCGCAAGGGTGTGCAATGGCTCTACATATCGGGCTACGCTTTCCACATCAGCTTGCTGGCATCATGGCTCTGTCTGGCTACTTACCACTGGCAATGACTGCCAATATCGAAAAGCATTCCGCCAACGCCAACACGCCAATCTTTATGGCCCATGGTACTTACGATCCTGTAGTAACCCTAGATCGCGCCCAAGCCTCATATGCCATGCTAGAAAAAATGGGTTACCAAGTCGATTGGAATGAATATCCCATGGAACATTCAGTGAATCATGAAGAGCTTATGGATATCTCGCGTTTCTTACAAGAGGTATTGGCGGGCAAATAA
- a CDS encoding TRAP transporter substrate-binding protein produces the protein MQRRSFLKKATIGAGAAALATPSIAQGLPTLNWRLVSSFPKSLDTLFGTPEVFAKALSKATDGKFNVKVFAAGEVVPALQVLDAVQNGTVECGHTASYYYLGKNSAFIFDTAAPFGMTARQQSAWMLHGNGMKLMRELYASYNIVNFLGGQTGTQMGGWFRKEIKSPEDLKGLKFRIAGFAGQVLAKLGVVPQQLPAGEIYSALEKGTIDAAEFVGPYDDEKLGLAKVAKNYYYPAFWEGAAGLSFLVNKKQWDALPPSYQAAWEAACFEAHLDMCAKYDALNPPALQRLLQNGAVLRKFNTSVLDACFKASQDTYVEESAKNPQFKKIFDDYRAFRNMEAQWFNVAEQAFAQYSFNKKL, from the coding sequence ATGCAAAGACGTTCATTTTTAAAGAAAGCTACTATCGGTGCAGGCGCGGCAGCCTTGGCTACACCATCTATTGCCCAGGGCCTACCAACCCTAAACTGGCGCCTGGTATCAAGCTTTCCTAAATCATTGGATACCTTATTCGGCACTCCTGAGGTGTTTGCGAAGGCATTGAGTAAAGCAACTGATGGCAAATTTAATGTCAAAGTATTTGCTGCAGGGGAAGTGGTTCCAGCACTGCAAGTGTTGGATGCGGTGCAAAACGGCACGGTAGAGTGCGGACATACTGCCAGTTATTACTACTTAGGTAAAAACAGCGCATTCATTTTTGATACTGCTGCGCCGTTTGGCATGACCGCTCGCCAGCAATCCGCATGGATGCTGCACGGTAATGGCATGAAGTTGATGCGTGAGCTCTATGCCAGCTACAACATTGTTAATTTCTTGGGCGGGCAAACCGGTACACAAATGGGTGGTTGGTTTCGCAAAGAAATTAAATCACCAGAGGATCTCAAGGGTCTGAAATTCCGTATCGCAGGATTTGCGGGGCAAGTACTCGCAAAGCTCGGCGTAGTTCCCCAGCAGTTACCTGCTGGTGAGATCTACTCCGCATTAGAAAAAGGTACGATTGATGCGGCTGAGTTTGTTGGTCCATATGACGATGAGAAATTGGGCTTAGCTAAAGTAGCAAAAAATTACTACTACCCTGCTTTCTGGGAGGGGGCAGCCGGACTTTCTTTCTTGGTAAACAAGAAGCAGTGGGATGCTTTGCCGCCGTCTTATCAGGCAGCGTGGGAAGCCGCTTGTTTTGAGGCGCATCTAGATATGTGCGCTAAATATGACGCCCTTAATCCACCTGCACTACAACGCCTCCTTCAAAATGGGGCTGTATTGCGTAAGTTCAACACATCGGTCTTGGATGCTTGTTTTAAGGCAAGTCAAGATACTTATGTAGAAGAGTCTGCTAAGAATCCGCAGTTCAAAAAGATTTTTGATGACTACCGCGCTTTTAGAAACATGGAAGCGCAGTGGTTTAATGTGGCCGAACAGGCATTTGCTCAATACAGCTTTAATAAAAAACTTTGA
- the pmbA gene encoding metalloprotease PmbA: MFTYTSNQFQEIIDFMLREAKRRGASDAVAEVSEGQGLSVTVRKGEVETIEQSLDKQVGVTLFLGHHRGNASTSDFSKESLKATVDAAYHIAQHTAEDLCAGPAEAELLEKNPLDLDLFHPWNLDAARAIEIARTAEGAAFSVSKQIQNSDGASVSAHHAHFMMGTSHGFMGGYPFSRHYISCAPIANEGGKKAHMQRDDWYSSSRIPEELADPAAIGIYAAQRALSRLKARSLTTRRCPVIFEAPLAAGLIGGLVQAVSGGALYRRSSFLLDSLGKQVLPKHISLFEDPHLKSMTGSAPFDEEGVKTSARTVVDKGILEGYFLSTYSARKLGMQTTGNAGGSHHLTLKSKKTPKGGLPALLKEMGTGLLVTELMGQGVNYVTGDYSRGAFGYWVENGEIQYPVEEVTIAGNLRDMLMDIQLIGSDTLIRGTKETGSILLGSMTVGGK; this comes from the coding sequence ATGTTTACATACACATCCAACCAGTTTCAAGAAATCATCGATTTCATGCTTAGAGAGGCCAAAAGAAGGGGCGCCTCAGATGCCGTGGCAGAAGTTTCTGAGGGGCAGGGCCTTTCCGTTACCGTTCGCAAAGGCGAGGTTGAGACGATTGAGCAAAGTCTAGACAAACAGGTCGGTGTTACGCTGTTTTTGGGTCACCATCGCGGCAATGCTAGTACAAGTGATTTCTCTAAAGAGTCCTTGAAGGCTACGGTTGATGCTGCTTATCACATTGCACAGCACACGGCAGAAGATCTTTGTGCGGGCCCCGCTGAAGCTGAGCTCTTAGAAAAAAATCCCTTGGACCTTGATTTATTTCATCCTTGGAATCTAGATGCTGCCCGCGCTATAGAGATTGCACGTACCGCTGAGGGCGCAGCATTTTCCGTGAGCAAACAAATTCAGAATAGTGATGGCGCATCTGTGTCAGCACATCATGCGCATTTCATGATGGGTACCTCTCATGGCTTCATGGGCGGCTATCCATTTTCTCGCCACTATATTTCTTGTGCACCCATTGCAAATGAGGGTGGTAAGAAAGCACATATGCAGCGGGATGACTGGTATTCCAGTTCACGCATTCCTGAAGAGTTAGCCGATCCTGCGGCAATCGGAATATACGCAGCTCAGCGAGCATTGTCACGACTAAAAGCAAGGTCTTTAACGACCCGCCGTTGCCCGGTAATCTTTGAAGCGCCCTTAGCTGCGGGCTTAATAGGTGGCTTGGTACAAGCAGTTTCTGGTGGCGCCTTATATCGTCGATCCAGCTTTCTGCTCGATAGCTTAGGCAAGCAGGTTCTACCCAAGCACATCAGCTTATTTGAAGACCCCCATCTAAAGTCCATGACTGGCAGCGCGCCATTTGATGAAGAGGGTGTCAAGACATCTGCCCGTACAGTGGTGGATAAGGGAATTCTGGAAGGCTATTTTTTATCAACCTATTCCGCTCGCAAACTGGGCATGCAAACTACTGGTAATGCTGGTGGTTCGCACCACCTCACACTGAAGAGTAAGAAAACCCCTAAAGGTGGTTTGCCTGCACTGCTAAAAGAAATGGGTACAGGCCTGTTGGTAACTGAGTTAATGGGGCAGGGTGTCAATTACGTGACAGGTGATTATTCTCGCGGAGCATTTGGCTACTGGGTTGAGAACGGCGAAATTCAGTATCCCGTTGAAGAGGTCACGATCGCTGGAAATTTACGCGATATGCTGATGGATATCCAACTCATCGGTAGCGATACACTAATTCGTGGCACCAAAGAAACGGGCTCGATTTTGCTTGGCTCAATGACGGTTGGCGGAAAGTAA
- the mog gene encoding molybdopterin adenylyltransferase — protein sequence MKHTEALKRNSPNEVKIGLISISDRASKGVYQDEGIPALQTWLMKAISNPCVFHERLIADESEIITETIVELVDELGCDLVLTTGGTGPSRRDVTPEATRDAGTREMPGFGEQMRQISLKFVPTAILSRQTAVLRELDDHAALVINLPGQPKAIAETLEGLKDESGKSIVPGIFAAVPYCIDLIGGPYIETNETVIKAFRPKSAIKK from the coding sequence ATGAAGCATACAGAAGCCCTAAAAAGAAATAGCCCAAATGAGGTCAAAATTGGCCTGATTTCCATCTCGGATCGCGCCAGTAAGGGCGTTTATCAGGATGAAGGCATTCCAGCCCTGCAAACCTGGCTCATGAAGGCTATTAGCAATCCCTGCGTTTTCCATGAGCGCTTAATTGCCGACGAGTCTGAAATCATTACGGAGACGATCGTAGAGCTAGTCGATGAGCTAGGCTGCGACTTAGTCCTCACCACAGGCGGAACAGGCCCCTCTAGAAGAGATGTCACCCCTGAGGCCACTCGCGATGCAGGAACCCGTGAGATGCCCGGTTTTGGCGAACAGATGCGCCAAATTAGCCTGAAGTTTGTTCCCACCGCAATTCTCTCCCGACAGACCGCAGTCTTGAGAGAGCTTGATGACCATGCTGCTTTAGTAATCAATCTGCCCGGACAACCCAAGGCGATTGCAGAAACACTAGAAGGCCTGAAAGACGAAAGTGGCAAATCGATTGTTCCCGGCATCTTTGCTGCTGTACCTTACTGCATCGATTTGATCGGCGGCCCCTATATCGAAACCAATGAAACGGTTATTAAAGCCTTTAGACCAAAGAGCGCTATCAAAAAATGA
- the orn gene encoding oligoribonuclease, whose product MSENISSQSMKSAPPNEHLIWVDMEMSGLNPETERILEIAIIVTDAHLNTIATAPVWVVHQDDAVLDAMDAWNKGTHGRSGLIDKVKASTLDEATVEAECIAFLKKYIKAGIAPMCGNTIGQDRRFMAKYMPKLEAYFHYRNIDVSTLKELCKRWHPELVKGFTKNQAHTALADIEESIEELKYYREKFIVPLPQ is encoded by the coding sequence ATGAGTGAGAATATCAGCAGCCAATCAATGAAGTCAGCACCCCCTAATGAGCACCTGATCTGGGTGGATATGGAGATGTCAGGGCTAAACCCAGAAACCGAGCGTATTTTGGAGATTGCCATCATCGTGACGGACGCCCACCTCAATACCATCGCCACAGCCCCAGTTTGGGTAGTGCATCAAGATGATGCAGTGTTGGATGCAATGGATGCCTGGAATAAAGGCACCCATGGCCGCTCTGGTTTGATCGACAAGGTGAAAGCATCCACTTTAGATGAGGCAACTGTTGAAGCTGAATGCATCGCCTTTCTGAAAAAATATATTAAGGCAGGCATTGCGCCAATGTGCGGCAATACGATTGGGCAAGATAGACGCTTTATGGCGAAGTACATGCCAAAGTTAGAAGCGTACTTTCATTATCGAAACATTGATGTGTCTACCTTAAAAGAATTATGTAAGCGTTGGCATCCTGAGTTGGTTAAAGGATTTACCAAGAATCAAGCGCATACAGCCCTAGCGGATATTGAAGAGTCCATTGAGGAACTCAAGTATTACCGTGAGAAATTTATCGTGCCCTTGCCGCAGTAA
- a CDS encoding LVIVD repeat-containing protein, with protein MITSKSIFLLAGVTAIAITSSVGAQGVESSKNMTLEGYNDLQARTAYQPTIQKQGNRWIAYIGHHGDNKLNPLTGKMEDNGTSIIDVTDVKKPKYLHHVPGEEGLAEQGGSQMVRVCSGATLPKADKSKFYMLRVYGNQAHEIWDVTTPESPVLLTTITKGLKGTHKNFWECDTGIAYLVSGNPQWRTNRMTQVYDLSDPAKPVFIRDFGLVGQQPGASGDVPVQLHGVMSTGPKGNRVYFGYGTNTNGVIQIVDRDKLINGPKDPTPENLLYPQVSRIDMPTMHGAHTTFPMMGVKVPEFSKNLLGASRDFIVVTNEAIQKECLEGRQMVWVVDATNEKRAFGVANWGVPEKTGNYCSKGGRFGTHSSNENMTDIYYNKLMFFSYFNAGVRAVDMRDPFAPKEVGFFIPAMNKNTVVLETPITQRGKLPFTAASERKVIQTNNVEVDDRGYIYIVDRANTGMHILSLTGPARSIANWNAAVK; from the coding sequence ATGATTACCAGTAAATCTATATTTCTTTTGGCTGGCGTAACGGCAATCGCCATCACTTCGTCAGTTGGTGCGCAGGGTGTTGAGTCATCAAAGAATATGACGCTAGAAGGATATAACGACTTACAGGCACGAACCGCCTATCAGCCAACTATTCAAAAGCAAGGTAATCGATGGATTGCTTACATTGGCCACCATGGCGACAACAAGTTAAATCCATTAACCGGCAAGATGGAAGACAATGGCACATCCATTATTGATGTCACTGATGTAAAAAAACCAAAATACTTACACCATGTTCCCGGAGAAGAGGGGCTCGCTGAGCAAGGCGGGAGTCAGATGGTTCGAGTTTGTAGCGGAGCTACCTTACCAAAGGCAGATAAAAGTAAGTTTTATATGTTGAGGGTTTATGGAAATCAGGCTCATGAAATTTGGGATGTGACTACCCCTGAAAGTCCTGTCTTATTAACTACTATTACCAAAGGCCTCAAAGGTACCCATAAGAATTTCTGGGAATGCGATACGGGCATTGCTTATCTTGTTTCAGGTAATCCGCAATGGCGAACAAATCGGATGACCCAGGTTTACGACTTATCCGATCCAGCTAAACCGGTCTTCATTAGAGATTTTGGTCTAGTGGGTCAGCAGCCTGGTGCCTCAGGTGATGTGCCCGTTCAATTACACGGCGTGATGTCTACTGGACCTAAGGGTAATCGGGTGTATTTTGGCTACGGCACCAACACGAACGGCGTAATACAAATTGTAGACCGGGATAAGCTGATCAATGGCCCTAAGGACCCGACGCCAGAAAACTTGCTGTATCCGCAAGTATCTCGAATTGATATGCCAACTATGCATGGTGCTCATACAACCTTTCCAATGATGGGCGTTAAGGTCCCGGAGTTCTCTAAGAACTTGCTGGGGGCTAGTCGAGATTTTATTGTTGTAACAAACGAGGCTATCCAGAAGGAGTGTCTTGAAGGGCGCCAAATGGTATGGGTGGTAGACGCCACTAATGAGAAGCGTGCATTTGGGGTGGCCAATTGGGGCGTGCCAGAAAAGACTGGTAACTACTGTTCAAAAGGAGGGCGATTTGGAACGCACTCCTCTAATGAAAACATGACGGATATTTATTACAACAAACTCATGTTCTTTTCTTACTTCAATGCTGGAGTTCGCGCTGTAGATATGCGGGATCCGTTTGCGCCTAAAGAAGTAGGCTTTTTTATTCCCGCAATGAATAAAAATACTGTAGTTCTAGAGACTCCCATTACTCAACGTGGAAAACTTCCATTCACGGCTGCATCTGAACGCAAGGTCATTCAGACTAATAACGTAGAGGTTGATGACCGTGGCTATATTTACATCGTAGATAGAGCAAATACAGGTATGCATATTTTGTCGTTAACTGGCCCAGCGCGATCTATTGCTAACTGGAATGCCGCTGTTAAGTGA